A single genomic interval of Malania oleifera isolate guangnan ecotype guangnan chromosome 11, ASM2987363v1, whole genome shotgun sequence harbors:
- the LOC131167995 gene encoding potassium transporter 4, whose protein sequence is MESESGISPPRNPSQLSWVNLSRNLILAYQSFGVVYGDLSTSPLYVYTSIFIGKLQDHQNEEVIFGAFSLIFWTFTLIPLLKYVFILLSADDNGEGGTFALYSLLCRHARFSLLTNQQAADEELSAYKYGPSMHTAASSSLKRFLEKHKRLRTVLLVVVLLGASMVIGDGVLTPAISVLSSVSGLHATESKLTKGELLLIACVILVGLFALQHFGTHRVAFMFAPIVLIWLLSIFAIGLYNTIYWNPKVVLAFSPHYIIRFFSQTGKDGWISLGGILLSITGTEAMFADLGHFTALSIRLAFAFVIYPCLVVQYMGQAAFLSKNRSSFRNSFYDSIPESVFWPIFVIATLAAIVGSQAVITATFSIIKQCHALGCFPRVKIVHTSKHIHGQIYIPEINWILMILTLAITIGFQDTTIIGNAYGVACMTVMIITTCLMALVIFFLWQRSFLLALVFLLFFGFIEGVYLTAALMKVPQGGWVPIVLSLIFMFIMYIWHYGTRKKYNFDLHNKVPLRWLLGLGPSLGIVRVPGIGFIYSELATGVPPIFSHFVTNLPAFHKVLVFVCVKSVPVPYVSPEERFLIGRVCPRPYRMYRCIVRYGYKDIQRDDGDFETQLIQSIAEFILMEAVEPQFATSESSTLDGRMAVISTRTAQSSLSLVASEEEDVSVSNTFQSSKSSTLQGLRSVYDDDNPQVRRRQVRFHLPESPGMDPAVKEELLDLIQAKEAGVAYIMGHSYVKARRSSSFLKKLVIDIGYSFLRKNCRGPAVALNIPHISLIEVGMIYYV, encoded by the exons CTATCTTGGGTGAATCTTTCCAGAAACTTGATATTAGCTTACCAAAGCTTTGGTGTGGTTTATGGAGACTTGAGCACTTCGCCTCTCTATGTTTATACTAGCATATTCATAGGAAAGTTACAGGATCATCAAAATGAGGAAGTAATATTTGGCGCATTCTCCTTGATTTTCTGGACATTTACACTGATTCCATTGCTTAAGTATGTTTTCATCCTACTAAGTGCAGATGATAATGGGGAAG GTGGGACATTTGCTCTTTATTCGCTGCTTTGTAGGCACGCAAGGTTCAGTTTGCTTACCAATCAACAAGCAGCTGATGAGGAGCTCTCCGCATACAAGTATGGGCCCTCAATGCACACAGCAGCATCATCCTCTTTGAAGAGATTTCTTGAGAAGCATAAAAGGCTGCGGACAGTCCTACTTGTTGTGGTGTTATTGGGTGCTTCCATGGTTATAGGTGATGGTGTGCTCACTCCTGCAATTTCAG TTCTATCATCTGTATCAGGGCTGCATGCTACAGAATCAAAATTAACCAAGG GTGAACTCCTCCTGATTGCATGTGTCATATTGGTGGGCCTGTTTGCTCTGCAGCACTTTGGCACCCACAGGGTAGCATTTATGTTTGCTCCCATTGTTCTTATCTGGTTGTTGTCAATTTTTGCAATTGGGCTGTACAATACGATATATTGGAATCCAAAAGTTGTGCTCGCGTTTTCTCCACATTATATTATTAGGTTCTTTAGTCAGACCGGCAAAGATGGCTGGATTTCTCTTGGAGGTATCCTTCTTTCAATAACAG GTACAGAAGCTATGTTTGCTGATCTTGGTCATTTCACTGCCTTGTCAATAAGG CTTGCATTTGCATTTGTTATATATCCCTGTTTGGTTGTACAATATATGGGTCAGGCTGCTTTCCTGTCTAAAAACCGATCTTCTTTTCGTAACAGTTTCTATGACTCAATACCTG AAAGTGTGTTTTGGCCCATCTTTGTCATTGCCACCCTTGCTGCTATAGTTGGCAGTCAGGCTGTGATCACTGCTACCTTTTCCATCATTAAACAGTGCCATGCCCTTGGTTGCTTTCCGCGAGTTAAAATTGTTCACACCTCAAAGCATATACATGGGCAGATTTACATCCCGGAAATAAATTGGATTCTAATGATACTTACTCTTGCTATTACTATCGGATTTCAGGACACAACTATAATCGGAAATGCTTATG GTGTTGCTTGCATGACGGTTATGATCATCACTACATGTCTCATGGCACTTGTCATATTCTTCCTTTGGCAGAGAAGTTTTCTTCTGGCTTTGGTATTCCTTCTCTTCTTTGGGTTCATTGAGGGTGTGTATTTAACAGCGGCATTGATGAAAGTTCCTCAGGGAGGATGGGTTCCTATTGTGCTCTCGCTTATCTTTATGTTTATTATGTACATTTGGCACTATGGGACCCGCAAGAAGTACAACTTTGATCTGCATAACAAAGTCCCATTAAGATGGTTACTTGGCCTCGGTCCTAGCCTTGGTATTGTCCGCGTACCTGGGATTGGCTTTATATACTCAGAATTGGCAACTGGTGTCCCTCCAATTTTTTCTCACTTTGTAACAAACCTCCCTGCTTTCCACAAGGTGTTAGTTTTTGTTTGTGTAAAATCGGTTCCAGTCCCATACGTTTCACCAGAGGAGCGCTTCCTCATTGGCCGGGTTTGCCCTAGACCATACCGTATGTATCGGTGCATTGTGAGGTATGGGTACAAGGACATTCAGCGGGATGATGGAGACTTTGAGACTCAGCTCATCCAAAGCATAGCAGAGTTCATCCTGATGGAAGCCGTAGAACCACAATTTGCAACCTCTGAGAGTTCGACCCTTGATGGGAGAATGGCCGTTATTAGCACCAGAACCGCGCAGTCAAGCTTGAGCTTAGTAGCATCTGAGGAGGAGGATGTTAGTGTTAGCAACACCTTTCAGAGCAGCAAATCTTCAACTCTCCAGGGTCTGCGTTCTGTTTATGATGATGACAACCCTCAGGTCAGGAGGCGCCAAGTTAGGTTTCACTTGCCAGAAAGCCCTGGTATGGATCCTGCAGTTAAGGAAGAGCTGTTGGATTTGATCCAGGCTAAGGAGGCAGGGGTTGCATACATAATGGGACACTCGTACGTGAAGGCGAGGAGATCTTCCTCATTTTTGAAGAAGCTTGTGATCGACATAGGCTATTCGTTTCTCCGTAAGAATTGTCGGGGCCCGGCCGTTGCTCTTAATATTCCACACATCAGCCTAATTGAAGTTGGCATGATATACTATGTCTAA
- the LOC131167996 gene encoding non-specific lipid transfer protein GPI-anchored 30, which produces MEKMMHAVVVAAAVAVLSMALGCRAVQDNASSSSSSSCVNELVPCLHYLNGLSQRGGSSEESPPDSCCDPLKAVMKSKPQCLCSMLSNEGTRQAEEAGVNVTESQELPARCGQHVNPISCLTTGGSSSSVPNNNSKKTVPNWIRISSWLLILNPLISCAHY; this is translated from the exons ATGGAGAAGATGATGCATGCTGTGGTAGTAGCAGCAGCCGTTGCAGTTTTGAGTATGGCTTTGGGATGCAGAGCGGTTCAGGATAATGcgtcctcctcctcctcctcctcgtgCGTGAATGAGCTTGTTCCTTGCCTCCACTACCTTAATGGCCTCAGCCAGCGGGGTGGCAGCAGTGAGGAGTCGCCACCAGACAGCTGCTGCGACCCCCTCAAGGCGGTGATGAAGTCCAAGCCACAGTGTCTGTGCAGCATGCTCAGCAATGAGGGCACCCGTCAGGCGGAGGAAGCGGGCGTGAATGTCACCGAGTCCCAGGAGTTGCCTGCCAGATGCGGGCAGCATGTCAATCCCATCTCCTGTCTCACAACAG GAGGGTCGTCATCATCAGTTCCCAATAATAATTCAAAGAAGACAGTTCCAAATTGGATCAGGATCAGCAGCTGGCTTCTCATCCTCAACCCACTCATCTCCTGCGcgcattattaa